A single window of Bombus pascuorum chromosome 1, iyBomPasc1.1, whole genome shotgun sequence DNA harbors:
- the LOC132915925 gene encoding uncharacterized protein LOC132915925: protein MMCEETKNCHAWLDPLVDKITTNLGKNFNDIRYEVSTPNESFFLSSLFFVDIISNSATDNDDKEKEISNSVVVKTPQTLNRLREVMRWDEQFHNEILFYKRYAKYYDQVPRCVYVEQNDSLDSVIVLENIVTQQGYDLCKWKSDIPMVYTIAAFREIARFHARAYTVKKNHKEEFFDFVKNIQEVRFCPESIMKLVFDTSATRWLDYLRKQGHDKQFCDKVEARFENAYDLALKFIEAEEPLATLCHGDLTINNMFFKNENGKLKTTFIDFALVRYGSPILDLSTFICLHCANNIDKNMLDNVLKVYHDSLIQCLKENDMDCEQYPFEAFYEDYKKKGLFGFFIASFFLSTVMGKCVIGPEDFDQMEISEWMKTMSHIGGDEINKVLANMLLQLNEFGCLDYVL, encoded by the coding sequence ATGATGTgtgaagaaacgaagaattgTCACGCCTGGTTAGACCCGCTGGTCGACAAGATAACTACGAATCTCggcaaaaatttcaatgatataCGATACGAAGTATCAACGCCTAACGAATCCTTCTTCCTTTCGAGTTTATTCTTCGTCGATATCATCTCTAACTCGGCTACCGACAATGACGACAAAGAGAAGGAAATATCGAACAGCGTTGTGGTTAAAACACCGCAAACGTTGAACCGTTTACGCGAAGTAATGAGATGGGACGAACAATTCCACAACGAGATATTGTTCTATAAAAGGTACGCCAAGTATTACGATCAAGTGCCTCGTTGTGTTTACGTTGAGCAGAATGACTCTCTTGATTCGGTGATCGTCCTAGAGAATATAGTTACTCAGCAAGGTTACGACTTGTGCAAATGGAAGAGCGATATACCGATGGTATACACTATAGCTGCGTTTCGAGAAATCGCAAGGTTCCACGCGAGAGCGTACACGGTAAAGAAGAATCATAAGGAAGAATTCTTCGATTTCGTGAAGAATATCCAGGAAGTTAGGTTCTGTCCAGAGAGCATTATGAAGCTCGTATTCGATACATCTGCGACCAGGTGGCTCGACTACCTTCGAAAGCAGGGCCACGATAAACAATTCTGTGACAAGGTCGAAGCTCGATTCGAGAACGCGTATGATTTGGCTCTGAAATTTATCGAAGCCGAGGAACCTCTCGCCACGCTATGTCATGGCGACTTAACGATAAATAACATGTTcttcaaaaatgaaaatggtAAACTGAAAACTACATTTATCGATTTCGCATTAGTACGGTATGGGTCGCCAATTTTGGATCTGTCTACGTTCATATGTCTGCATTGCGCGAATAATATCGACAAAAATATGTTGGATAATGTTTTGAAAGTGTATCATGACTCTTTGATACAGTGTCTTAAGGAGAATGATATGGATTGTGAACAATATCCGTTCGAGGCTTTCTACGAGGATTATAAGAAGAAAGGTCTGTTTGGATTTTTCATTGCCTCGTTTTTCCTATCTACGGTGATGGGAAAGTGTGTTATTGGACCGGAAGACTTCGATCAAATGGAAATATCGGAGTGGATGAAAACGATGAGTCACATAGGTGgagatgaaattaataaagttttgGCGAATATGTTGCTGCAATTAAATGAATTTGGATGTCTGGATTATGTACTGTAA